A stretch of Alkalicella caledoniensis DNA encodes these proteins:
- the cdaA gene encoding diadenylate cyclase CdaA, translated as MWQYITRVLTHFQIIDIIDIIIVAFALYKVMMLIRGTRAVQLLKGVGVLLTITVITGWLGLNTINWLLTQTMTVGLVALPIIFYPELRKALEQLGRGKFFKTTRFLAPKEFDQALGDLVRGVVNLAKSKTGALIVIERETGLNEHIESGVILDAVISSQLIINIFVEKTPLHDGAVIIRGNRVVAATCYLPLSENTDISKDLGTRHRAGLGISEVSDAIVVMVSEETGVISVAQNGKLTRYLDEKTLREMLSLELQSNEQESSSLWPWRW; from the coding sequence ATGTGGCAATACATAACCCGTGTTCTTACACATTTTCAAATAATAGATATTATAGATATAATAATAGTTGCTTTTGCCCTCTATAAAGTAATGATGTTGATTAGAGGAACTAGGGCTGTACAACTACTAAAGGGTGTAGGTGTGTTGTTAACTATTACAGTTATAACTGGTTGGTTGGGGTTGAATACTATTAACTGGCTATTAACACAGACTATGACTGTGGGTTTGGTTGCCCTTCCTATAATATTTTACCCGGAATTGAGAAAGGCACTGGAGCAGCTTGGACGAGGCAAATTCTTTAAAACAACTAGGTTTTTAGCTCCAAAGGAGTTCGATCAAGCTTTGGGGGACCTTGTTAGAGGCGTGGTAAATCTAGCTAAATCAAAAACAGGAGCACTTATTGTTATAGAACGAGAAACTGGTTTAAACGAGCATATAGAGTCAGGAGTAATCCTCGATGCCGTGATATCTTCTCAACTAATAATCAATATATTCGTTGAGAAGACTCCCCTTCATGATGGAGCAGTAATAATAAGGGGTAATAGAGTGGTGGCAGCAACATGTTATCTACCCTTAAGTGAAAACACTGATATAAGCAAAGATCTTGGTACAAGGCATAGGGCTGGACTTGGTATAAGTGAGGTAAGTGATGCCATAGTTGTAATGGTATCTGAAGAGACAGGGGTTATATCAGTGGCACAAAATGGAAAGCTTACCAGATATTTAGATGAAAAAACATTAAGGGAAATGCTTTCCCTTGAGCTACAAAGTAATGAACAAGAAAGTAGCAGCCTGTGGCCCTGGAGGTGGTAA
- a CDS encoding CdaR family protein produces the protein MKSYGKNIGTKAISLLLALVLWLFVFGQQPNTNVPEFTRTITNVPVEIIGSDRDFQYLVTPGTVDIVIRGSQEFINNMVNREHRVTVDVRNLEEGIHNLEVTTAIAGGVVQSILPNYVTVVIDPITSTDFSIAIETTGTLPEGVTLRGITARPSNITLTGPVSELERVASVLATVNLDEITQSTEISTTVSILDIHKRNVNSLQVNQTNVIIEVVVEQDAIQDTVSIQYINLEEGFEVQLSQQSGTVTYPPNIAVEDIELFVDLADLTEGEHTVSVQINGPEGVVFEPEEIQVIIEERE, from the coding sequence ATGAAGAGCTATGGAAAGAATATAGGGACTAAGGCAATTTCCCTTTTACTGGCACTTGTTTTGTGGTTGTTTGTCTTTGGGCAACAACCAAATACAAACGTACCAGAATTCACACGTACCATAACCAATGTTCCAGTGGAGATCATAGGTTCAGATAGGGACTTTCAGTACTTAGTTACTCCCGGAACAGTGGATATTGTCATAAGGGGTAGTCAAGAATTTATAAATAACATGGTAAATAGGGAACATAGGGTTACAGTGGATGTTAGGAATTTAGAAGAGGGAATCCACAACCTTGAAGTCACAACAGCCATAGCTGGTGGAGTGGTTCAATCTATCTTGCCAAATTATGTAACAGTGGTTATTGATCCAATTACATCAACTGACTTTAGTATAGCCATAGAGACAACAGGAACATTACCTGAGGGGGTAACCCTTAGGGGTATAACAGCAAGGCCTAGTAATATAACCTTAACGGGACCTGTCAGTGAACTTGAGAGAGTGGCTTCGGTATTAGCTACAGTAAACCTAGATGAAATCACTCAGAGCACTGAAATATCCACAACAGTATCTATACTGGATATTCATAAAAGAAATGTAAACTCTTTACAGGTAAATCAAACCAATGTTATAATCGAAGTTGTGGTAGAACAAGACGCTATACAGGATACCGTGAGTATCCAATACATAAACCTAGAAGAGGGATTTGAGGTACAACTATCCCAGCAATCAGGTACTGTGACATATCCACCTAATATAGCAGTAGAGGATATTGAACTATTTGTGGATTTAGCAGACCTTACAGAAGGAGAACATACAGTTTCAGTGCAGATAAATGGGCCAGAAGGTGTAGTGTTTGAACCTGAGGAAATCCAAGTAATTATAGAGGAAAGGGAGTAG